The Xenorhabdus doucetiae genome has a window encoding:
- a CDS encoding MFS transporter has protein sequence MTKRIPFQVSGLLAFNGVSILGNAITEIAIPWLILEISGSPLLVAGVMSAKILPLLFSIFFSAQLVDKYGAYRISLLSDLVNFLSVLLIPLFYSMDILHFYLLAVLLIFSTILDSPGRLAKDIILAKEIKQHKSEHELINGINSTIENICDLIGPAVGSLLIATLGTITALYFDAVSFLVVALGIMILKKHFVANINEVTQAPALPHHYFLEAFRYIKSAKTLFAVLIISSVVNFVISPFLIVYLPYMNKQEFNSVLSLGVSMTCFGAGTTLSALLYGIYGKYFSGNRIIIVGYSLLTLCLISLSLFNGQYALFLQLFAIGMCIGFSAPVEITLIQRQVPENLFGRIMTLFSSTRFLSVPVGYLCFGALLESNLAEQTPLIMATVVLGGLVSYWLVRKERQ, from the coding sequence ATGACCAAACGAATCCCTTTTCAGGTTAGCGGGTTACTGGCATTCAATGGCGTTTCTATTTTGGGAAACGCCATCACTGAAATTGCTATTCCCTGGTTGATTCTGGAAATATCAGGCAGCCCACTTTTGGTTGCTGGCGTGATGTCCGCCAAAATCCTTCCCTTACTCTTTTCCATTTTCTTTAGCGCTCAGTTAGTGGATAAATACGGGGCATACCGTATTTCCCTGTTATCTGATTTAGTGAATTTCCTCAGCGTGTTGCTGATCCCGCTGTTTTATTCGATGGATATCCTGCACTTTTATTTGTTGGCGGTTTTACTGATATTTTCCACTATCTTGGATTCCCCTGGACGCCTGGCAAAAGATATTATTTTGGCGAAAGAGATTAAACAGCATAAAAGTGAACATGAGTTGATCAATGGGATTAACAGTACGATTGAAAATATTTGCGATCTGATTGGCCCAGCCGTTGGCTCACTGCTTATTGCCACACTTGGCACGATCACTGCCCTCTATTTCGATGCCGTGAGTTTTTTAGTTGTAGCACTGGGAATCATGATTCTGAAAAAACATTTTGTGGCCAATATTAATGAAGTCACTCAAGCGCCCGCCCTACCACACCATTATTTCCTCGAAGCATTCAGATACATTAAATCTGCAAAAACACTTTTCGCTGTACTGATTATCAGTTCAGTCGTGAATTTTGTTATCTCGCCGTTTTTGATCGTTTATTTACCCTACATGAATAAGCAAGAATTTAATTCCGTTTTAAGCCTCGGTGTTTCAATGACCTGCTTTGGCGCAGGAACAACGCTCTCGGCGTTACTCTATGGTATCTATGGCAAATATTTTTCTGGTAACCGTATTATCATTGTCGGCTACAGCTTATTGACGTTATGCCTGATATCTCTGAGCCTATTTAACGGACAATATGCCTTGTTCCTCCAGCTTTTCGCGATTGGCATGTGCATTGGTTTCTCTGCTCCCGTTGAAATCACGCTAATTCAACGTCAAGTACCAGAAAATTTGTTTGGCAGGATCATGACGTTATTCTCTTCTACACGGTTCCTCTCTGTGCCTGTAGGATATCTCTGTTTTGGTGCCTTGCTGGAATCCAACCTTGCCGAACAAACGCCATTAATCATGGCTACCGTGGTCTTGGGGGGATTGGTGAGTTATTGGCTGGTGCGTAAGGAACGTCAATGA
- the rsgA gene encoding small ribosomal subunit biogenesis GTPase RsgA, which produces MAKNKLSKGQQRRVQANHQRRLKNADAQKPEMDDSQLGEPQEGLVISRFGQHADIEAADASIQRCNIRRTIRSLVTGDRVVWRPALQRQSDVKVNGIVEAVHERTSVLTRPDYYDGIKPIASNINQIVIVSAILPELSLNIIDRYLVACETLNIEPLIVLNKIDMLDSESREWVNEVMDIYRHIGYRVLELSSYTGEGIPELTAMLADKISIFAGQSGVGKSSLLNTLLPDDEDDILVNNVSDNSGLGQHTTTASRLYHFPLGGDVIDSPGVREFGLWHLTPEQVTQGFVEFREYLGGCKFRDCKHQDDPGCALREALEQGTIAEERFENYHRILESMAQVKPRRNFTSGQK; this is translated from the coding sequence GTGGCTAAAAATAAACTCTCCAAAGGGCAACAACGCCGTGTGCAGGCCAATCACCAGCGCAGGCTGAAGAACGCGGATGCCCAAAAGCCAGAAATGGATGACAGCCAGTTGGGTGAGCCACAGGAAGGATTGGTGATCAGCCGGTTCGGGCAACATGCCGATATTGAAGCCGCAGATGCTTCTATACAGCGTTGCAATATCCGCAGGACAATACGCTCATTGGTCACCGGCGATCGCGTGGTATGGCGCCCGGCACTGCAACGCCAGTCTGATGTCAAAGTGAATGGGATCGTAGAGGCGGTTCACGAACGCACTTCCGTTCTTACCCGTCCTGACTATTATGATGGCATCAAGCCCATTGCATCCAATATCAACCAAATCGTGATTGTTTCCGCTATTTTGCCCGAACTTTCGCTGAATATTATCGATCGCTATTTAGTCGCCTGTGAAACGCTCAATATTGAACCGTTAATCGTCCTCAATAAAATTGATATGTTGGATTCCGAAAGCCGTGAATGGGTCAACGAGGTAATGGATATCTACCGTCATATCGGCTATCGCGTACTGGAACTCTCCAGCTATACCGGCGAAGGTATCCCTGAGCTGACGGCGATGCTGGCTGACAAAATCAGTATCTTTGCCGGGCAATCCGGTGTCGGGAAATCCAGCCTGCTCAATACCCTGCTGCCTGACGATGAAGACGATATTCTGGTCAACAATGTTTCAGATAATTCAGGTCTCGGCCAGCATACCACCACCGCTTCACGCCTTTACCATTTCCCGCTGGGGGGCGATGTGATCGACTCTCCAGGGGTGCGTGAATTTGGGCTGTGGCATCTCACGCCAGAACAGGTTACCCAAGGTTTTGTTGAATTCCGCGAATATCTGGGGGGATGCAAATTCCGTGACTGCAAGCATCAAGATGATCCCGGATGTGCCTTAAGGGAAGCGCTGGAACAAGGCACCATTGCTGAAGAGCGTTTCGAAAATTACCACCGGATTCTGGAAAGTATGGCACAGGTTAAACCTCGCCGAAATTTCACAAGCGGTCAAAAATAA
- the mscM gene encoding miniconductance mechanosensitive channel MscM, with translation MRLIISLLLSLLITSPAFASVLPLDENQLKQELKQVGGNKSSQDSEITHALQGAINWVNEAKSANERTQKYQQSIDEFPKIIKELRQKILTENDLAGKNPAENNVATPIPANQTISNLEQQIIQTNNQLQEQGRQLQHEQNKLREISDSMGQLPQQQAEAKRLLAEATARLQSLDSHSTPLAKAQLTLAQAEVNARKAVADELEMAQLSANNRQEIARIRAELYKKRYQRLDVKLQQLRNQLNTQRQQKTESALEYTEMLAEQSGGKLPQFLQDELQQNRQLSQMLNQQAQRMEAIGSKQRKANSEILSVLQTLNTIREQAQWLNDSTALGEALRTRVTHIPDMSKSQQIDRDIVELRVERLKYEEILERLQRPLEQILPSYHTLTPEQKKVYESLIRTRKELLNSLLSGYDNEILEQTQFKVITNKLNDALKEVQDATHRYLFWVADVNPISLNYPLQMVQNLTRLLSLDTFSQLGAAIHGMLTKQDTLLYLLGTLLLVIFSISSHRQYHAFLERSSNRIGKVTQDHFSLTVRTVFWSVIAALPLPMLWSAIGYGLQNAWQYPIATAIGNGVRETTPVLWVFMLSAAFAHPNGLFIAHFRWPEERIKRAMRFYRLSIFLIVPLMMALITFNHYKDQGFISTLGRLCFIMLCISLSLVTSSLKRAGIPLYMDKHGSGENIVSSVLWWILLSAPILAALAAILGYLQTSQALLGRLETSVAIWFFLLVIYHIVRRWMLIQRRKIAFERAKQRRAEILAQRAKSEEDSANINSSVEGSIEVEEPVIDLDAISAQSLGLVRSILTMTALVSLILLWSELHSAFSFLENIRLWDVSTTINGVDSVQPITMGSVLIAILVIVITTQLVRNLPALLELALLQHLELTPGTGYAITALTKYSITLIGGLVGFSLVGIEWSKLQWLIAAMGVGLGFGLQEIFTNIISGLIILFEKPIRIGDTVTIRGLTGSITKINTRATTLSDWDRKEIIVPNKAFITEQFINWSLSDTITRIVLTIPVPADVDSANATDILISAARSSPLILDNPMPEVYLVDLQQGIQIYELRAYAAEMGHRMPARHEVHQHILQEFRKHDITLPFPPFQARVDIFGQEIRSATTNYTGRNPPRRPGEL, from the coding sequence GTGCGCCTGATTATCAGTTTACTTCTCAGCCTCTTGATCACGAGCCCGGCTTTTGCCTCTGTGTTGCCGTTGGATGAAAACCAACTGAAACAAGAGTTAAAGCAGGTTGGGGGCAACAAAAGCTCACAAGATTCTGAAATCACACACGCACTCCAAGGGGCAATAAATTGGGTTAATGAAGCAAAATCCGCTAATGAGCGTACCCAGAAGTATCAACAATCTATTGATGAATTTCCGAAAATCATCAAAGAACTACGCCAGAAAATCCTTACTGAAAACGATCTTGCTGGAAAAAATCCTGCTGAAAACAATGTCGCTACCCCCATTCCGGCCAATCAGACGATCAGCAATTTAGAACAGCAAATTATCCAGACCAATAACCAATTGCAGGAGCAGGGGCGCCAATTACAGCACGAACAAAATAAGCTCCGGGAAATCAGTGATTCCATGGGTCAATTGCCTCAACAACAAGCTGAGGCAAAGCGTCTGCTGGCTGAGGCGACAGCTCGACTCCAGTCACTGGACTCACATTCCACGCCGCTGGCTAAAGCACAATTGACGCTGGCACAAGCAGAAGTCAACGCGCGTAAGGCGGTGGCCGATGAATTGGAGATGGCTCAACTTTCTGCCAATAATCGTCAAGAGATTGCGCGTATCCGCGCCGAGTTATACAAAAAACGCTATCAACGACTGGATGTTAAACTCCAGCAATTACGCAACCAGCTAAATACGCAACGCCAGCAGAAAACGGAATCTGCACTGGAGTATACCGAAATGCTGGCAGAGCAAAGTGGCGGAAAATTGCCCCAATTTTTGCAGGATGAACTCCAGCAAAACCGCCAATTATCGCAAATGCTCAATCAGCAAGCCCAGAGAATGGAAGCCATTGGTTCAAAACAGCGCAAGGCCAACAGCGAGATTTTGTCTGTTCTCCAAACACTGAATACGATCCGTGAACAAGCACAATGGCTCAACGATTCCACTGCCCTTGGCGAAGCCCTGAGAACCCGGGTCACCCATATTCCTGATATGTCAAAATCCCAGCAAATTGACCGGGATATTGTCGAACTGCGGGTCGAAAGGTTGAAATATGAGGAAATACTGGAACGCTTGCAACGCCCCCTCGAACAGATATTACCTTCGTATCACACTCTGACGCCAGAACAGAAGAAAGTCTACGAATCTCTGATCCGCACGAGGAAAGAGCTATTAAATTCTCTGCTATCAGGCTATGACAATGAGATACTGGAACAGACACAATTTAAGGTCATCACCAACAAATTAAATGATGCCCTGAAAGAAGTTCAGGATGCGACTCACCGCTATCTGTTCTGGGTTGCGGATGTCAATCCCATCTCTCTCAATTATCCGCTCCAGATGGTGCAAAATCTGACGCGCCTGCTATCGTTGGATACGTTCTCTCAATTGGGTGCCGCAATCCACGGCATGTTGACCAAGCAAGACACCCTGCTCTATTTACTGGGGACTTTGCTACTGGTCATTTTTAGTATTAGTTCACACCGCCAGTATCATGCTTTTCTTGAGCGTTCGAGCAATCGCATCGGTAAAGTGACGCAAGATCATTTCTCTCTGACTGTACGTACCGTTTTTTGGTCGGTCATCGCAGCATTACCGCTGCCCATGCTCTGGTCAGCCATTGGTTATGGGCTGCAAAATGCGTGGCAGTATCCGATAGCGACCGCAATAGGCAACGGTGTCCGTGAAACAACGCCCGTTCTGTGGGTCTTTATGCTCAGTGCCGCCTTTGCCCATCCCAATGGCTTATTTATCGCCCATTTTCGCTGGCCGGAAGAGCGCATAAAACGAGCGATGCGTTTCTACCGTCTTTCCATTTTCCTGATCGTGCCACTGATGATGGCATTGATCACTTTCAATCATTATAAAGACCAAGGCTTTATCTCAACCCTCGGCAGACTGTGTTTCATTATGCTGTGTATCTCGCTGAGTCTGGTCACCAGCAGCCTGAAACGTGCCGGCATTCCACTTTATATGGACAAACATGGTTCCGGCGAAAATATCGTCAGCTCTGTGCTCTGGTGGATACTACTTTCTGCCCCAATCCTGGCAGCACTCGCTGCGATCCTGGGTTATCTGCAAACCTCACAGGCGCTCTTGGGTCGTCTGGAAACCTCAGTTGCTATCTGGTTCTTTTTGCTGGTCATTTACCACATTGTGCGCCGGTGGATGCTGATCCAGCGCCGCAAAATTGCGTTCGAGCGGGCAAAACAACGCCGGGCGGAAATATTGGCCCAGCGTGCCAAAAGTGAAGAAGATTCTGCCAATATCAATAGCAGTGTCGAAGGTTCAATCGAGGTTGAAGAGCCTGTCATCGATCTGGATGCCATCAGTGCTCAGTCGTTAGGGTTAGTGCGTTCAATCCTGACCATGACGGCACTGGTTTCACTTATCCTCTTGTGGTCTGAGCTGCATTCCGCTTTCTCTTTCCTGGAAAATATCCGGCTTTGGGACGTTAGCACAACCATCAACGGTGTGGATAGCGTTCAGCCCATTACCATGGGTTCCGTGTTAATTGCCATCTTGGTGATTGTCATTACTACACAACTGGTCCGTAACTTACCGGCCCTGTTGGAGCTTGCCCTGTTACAGCATCTGGAGCTAACACCGGGAACCGGTTACGCCATTACAGCACTGACCAAATACAGCATTACGCTCATTGGCGGCTTGGTGGGGTTCTCTCTGGTGGGGATTGAATGGTCGAAACTCCAATGGCTAATTGCCGCAATGGGGGTTGGGCTGGGTTTTGGCTTACAGGAAATTTTCACCAATATTATTTCGGGTCTGATCATCTTATTTGAAAAGCCGATCCGCATTGGTGATACCGTGACCATCCGTGGTCTGACCGGCAGCATCACCAAGATCAACACGCGGGCAACCACCCTGTCTGACTGGGACAGAAAAGAGATTATCGTTCCCAACAAAGCCTTTATTACCGAGCAATTCATCAACTGGTCACTGTCTGACACCATTACCCGTATTGTCCTGACCATCCCGGTGCCGGCGGATGTTGATTCAGCAAATGCGACCGACATCTTAATATCTGCCGCCAGAAGTTCACCTTTAATCCTTGATAACCCGATGCCGGAAGTCTATTTAGTGGATTTGCAACAAGGCATTCAGATTTATGAACTACGTGCCTATGCCGCAGAGATGGGGCATCGTATGCCTGCCCGTCATGAAGTCCATCAACACATTTTGCAGGAATTCCGCAAGCATGATATTACCTTGCCATTCCCGCCATTTCAGGCGCGTGTTGATATTTTTGGGCAAGAGATCCGCAGTGCAACCACTAATTATACGGGGCGTAATCCCCCACGCAGGCCGGGAGAACTGTAA
- the asd gene encoding archaetidylserine decarboxylase (Phosphatidylserine decarboxylase is synthesized as a single chain precursor. Generation of the pyruvoyl active site from a Ser is coupled to cleavage of a Gly-Ser bond between the larger (beta) and smaller (alpha chains). It is an integral membrane protein.): protein MLDNFKISLQYLLPKQAITKLAGWFANKKAGWLTQLAIKAFAKVYKVDMNEAKDPSFTAYATFNEFFVRPLKEDIRPVVNEAHQLALPADGTVSQLGAIREDQIIQAKGHYYTIEALLAGQYQLAEQFRDGQFITTYLSPRDYHRVHMPCDGVLKEMIYVPGDLFSVNPLTAANVPNLFARNERVICLFETAFGPMVQILVGATIVGSIETVWSGCVTPPREGIIKRWTYPVEGQEGVISLKKGEEMGRFKLGSTVINLFAANQIDFTNNLYSGSPTRMGAMMAQAVTPEEPTVNTDESMTNESMN from the coding sequence GTGCTGGATAATTTTAAAATCAGTCTACAATATTTACTGCCAAAACAAGCTATTACAAAATTGGCGGGTTGGTTTGCCAATAAAAAAGCGGGATGGTTGACTCAGCTTGCCATCAAGGCTTTCGCCAAAGTCTATAAAGTGGACATGAATGAAGCCAAAGATCCTTCATTTACCGCTTATGCAACATTCAATGAATTTTTTGTCCGTCCGCTTAAAGAGGACATTCGCCCTGTCGTCAATGAAGCCCATCAGTTGGCTCTGCCGGCCGACGGCACGGTAAGCCAGCTTGGGGCGATCCGCGAAGATCAGATTATTCAGGCCAAAGGCCACTACTACACGATAGAAGCCCTGCTGGCCGGGCAGTATCAACTGGCTGAACAGTTCCGTGATGGTCAATTTATCACGACTTACCTGTCGCCAAGGGATTATCATCGTGTCCATATGCCGTGTGACGGCGTGCTTAAAGAGATGATCTACGTTCCGGGTGATCTGTTTTCCGTGAATCCATTGACGGCCGCCAATGTGCCAAACTTATTTGCACGCAATGAACGTGTCATCTGTTTATTTGAGACCGCATTCGGCCCAATGGTACAAATTCTGGTTGGTGCTACCATTGTTGGCAGTATTGAAACCGTTTGGAGTGGCTGTGTTACTCCTCCTCGTGAAGGCATCATCAAGCGCTGGACTTACCCGGTTGAAGGTCAGGAAGGCGTTATCTCACTGAAAAAAGGCGAGGAAATGGGGCGATTCAAGCTGGGTTCAACCGTGATCAACCTGTTTGCTGCCAATCAGATTGATTTTACCAACAACTTATACAGTGGTTCACCGACCCGTATGGGCGCCATGATGGCGCAAGCTGTCACCCCAGAAGAACCCACAGTCAATACCGATGAATCCATGACCAATGAATCCATGAATTAA